One genomic window of uncultured delta proteobacterium includes the following:
- a CDS encoding Exodeoxyribonuclease 7 small subunit (modular protein), protein MSQKPKFEKQMERLQWIVDELEKGDLALEKSVLLYKEGQILAAACREQLEKARLAVAVRDDSGLSAFPEASGSDMIHDEENDDDA, encoded by the coding sequence ATGAGCCAGAAGCCGAAATTCGAAAAGCAGATGGAACGGCTGCAATGGATCGTTGACGAATTGGAAAAGGGCGACCTTGCCCTTGAAAAAAGCGTTCTGCTATACAAGGAAGGGCAAATCCTGGCCGCCGCCTGCCGCGAGCAGCTTGAAAAGGCACGCCTCGCCGTGGCGGTCCGGGACGATTCGGGCCTTTCGGCTTTCCCGGAAGCGTCCGGATCTGATATGATACATGACGAGGAGAATGACGATGACGCCTGA
- a CDS encoding Peptidase M23 yields the protein MRHPINIFSLVLVCCILVLPLMAAAAEPQSRRVEVYPSPVTVSVPETVGDGTAFPCSFKASGLASVTVTFLKSSITAPADKNGEAVVLLPVPLDQPDTDAPLTWKASFTAALGAYAMPASGTATVKIRERSYPVQKLTVAPKYVTPDPELQERIEQERKLMGAALNTRSGTRHWSLPMARPVPGRITSLYGLRRVLNGQPRSAHKGLDFRGAEGSPITAIADGTVVLAGDFYYAGKFVVLDHGLGVVSISMHMSEVIARQGQAVKTGETIGLVGSTGRSTGPHLHLGVSVLGQSIDALTLLRLTEEDKAVYAAMMQSASEAPPQKTVKKTGGSAKKKSAPAPIKKSGKKADQKTAGKPAARSTQTGTGSTGPKQGTQ from the coding sequence ATGCGCCATCCCATAAACATTTTTTCCCTTGTCCTCGTATGCTGCATCCTGGTCTTACCTCTTATGGCCGCAGCTGCCGAACCGCAATCCCGGAGGGTGGAAGTATACCCCTCGCCCGTCACGGTCTCCGTCCCGGAAACGGTCGGCGACGGAACGGCCTTTCCTTGCTCTTTCAAGGCGTCCGGCCTCGCCTCCGTGACCGTTACCTTTTTGAAATCTTCCATCACGGCCCCTGCTGACAAAAACGGCGAAGCGGTCGTTCTGCTCCCGGTACCTCTGGATCAGCCGGACACCGACGCCCCGCTGACCTGGAAGGCTTCCTTCACCGCCGCGCTCGGCGCGTACGCCATGCCCGCTTCCGGGACGGCCACGGTAAAAATCCGGGAACGGTCCTACCCCGTGCAGAAGCTTACCGTGGCGCCGAAATACGTAACCCCGGATCCGGAGTTGCAGGAACGCATCGAACAGGAACGCAAACTCATGGGCGCCGCCCTGAACACCCGCAGCGGCACGCGCCACTGGAGCCTGCCCATGGCCCGGCCCGTGCCCGGCAGAATAACCAGTTTGTACGGCCTGCGCCGGGTCCTCAACGGCCAGCCCCGCAGCGCCCACAAAGGGTTGGATTTCCGCGGCGCCGAAGGCTCTCCCATCACCGCCATCGCCGACGGTACTGTTGTGCTTGCCGGCGATTTCTACTATGCTGGGAAGTTCGTTGTGCTTGACCACGGTCTCGGCGTCGTCAGCATTTCCATGCACATGTCCGAGGTCATTGCCCGGCAGGGGCAGGCGGTCAAAACCGGCGAGACCATCGGCCTTGTGGGCAGTACCGGCCGCTCGACCGGGCCGCACCTGCATCTCGGCGTTTCCGTCCTCGGCCAGAGCATCGACGCGTTGACGCTGCTGCGCTTGACGGAAGAAGACAAAGCCGTTTACGCGGCGATGATGCAAAGCGCCTCCGAGGCGCCGCCCCAAAAAACCGTGAAAAAGACGGGCGGGAGCGCGAAGAAAAAAAGCGCCCCCGCGCCCATTAAGAAAAGCGGCAAGAAAGCCGATCAAAAGACCGCCGGAAAACCCGCCGCCCGCTCCACGCAAACCGGAACGGGCAGCACCGGCCCAAAACAGGGAACGCAATGA
- the xseA gene encoding Exodeoxyribonuclease 7 large subunit codes for MSDAILTVGQLTRAVKGQLEGNFPFVWVRGQVSNCSRPGSGHLYFSLKDDEAILNAVWFKGSQKSTEAFDPLTGEVFEDGPRPGLAASLENGQEIICAGKLTVYPPRGSYQLVVEIAQDAGVGRLQLEFERIKAALLQKGYFDTARKRLLPHNPVRVAVVTAVTGAAIRDFLRVGAERGLGGEVRVYPALVQGNEAPAQIASALGCAAADGWAEVIVLIRGGGSLEDLWAFNTEIVADAVFASPVPVLAGIGHEVDVSIADMVADVRAATPTHAAQLLWTERRELAQRVDEVELHLQRVWQTGMAWREGRLAALAKALTWLSPERTLARWDERLANLTARLGRAAASNRERAVHTLQLLERRLPQAFTAALAAREHGVERLSLRLEGLDPLRPLERGYALARSAKGAFVRSVTDVAPGDGLDLILRDGSVPVRVETSNPSSGK; via the coding sequence ATGTCCGATGCCATCCTCACCGTGGGGCAGTTGACCCGTGCCGTCAAAGGCCAGCTTGAGGGAAATTTTCCCTTTGTCTGGGTGCGCGGCCAGGTTTCCAACTGCTCGCGGCCCGGCTCGGGGCATCTGTATTTCAGCCTCAAAGATGACGAGGCCATCCTCAACGCCGTGTGGTTCAAAGGCAGCCAGAAAAGTACCGAGGCTTTCGACCCCCTGACGGGCGAAGTGTTCGAGGACGGCCCCAGGCCCGGCCTTGCCGCGAGCCTGGAAAACGGCCAGGAAATCATCTGCGCGGGCAAACTCACGGTGTACCCGCCGCGCGGCAGTTACCAGCTCGTGGTGGAAATCGCGCAGGACGCCGGGGTGGGCAGGTTGCAGCTTGAGTTCGAGCGCATCAAGGCCGCGTTGTTGCAGAAAGGATACTTTGACACTGCCCGCAAACGCCTCCTGCCGCATAACCCTGTCCGCGTGGCCGTGGTTACCGCCGTGACCGGCGCGGCAATCCGTGATTTCCTGCGTGTCGGCGCGGAGCGCGGGCTCGGCGGGGAAGTCCGGGTCTATCCCGCGCTGGTGCAGGGGAATGAGGCCCCGGCGCAGATCGCCTCCGCCCTCGGCTGCGCCGCGGCGGACGGTTGGGCCGAAGTCATCGTCCTTATCCGGGGCGGCGGGTCGCTGGAAGATCTGTGGGCCTTCAACACCGAGATAGTGGCGGATGCCGTTTTCGCCTCCCCTGTCCCGGTGCTCGCGGGCATCGGCCATGAGGTCGACGTCTCCATCGCCGACATGGTGGCGGACGTGCGCGCCGCCACCCCCACCCATGCGGCGCAGCTGTTGTGGACCGAACGGCGCGAACTGGCCCAGCGGGTCGACGAGGTGGAACTCCACCTGCAACGCGTCTGGCAGACCGGCATGGCCTGGCGGGAAGGAAGGCTCGCCGCCCTGGCAAAGGCCCTCACCTGGCTTTCCCCGGAGAGGACCCTCGCCCGCTGGGACGAACGGCTTGCAAACCTCACCGCGCGCCTTGGCCGCGCCGCCGCGTCGAACCGGGAGCGCGCCGTCCACACCCTGCAACTCCTTGAACGCCGCCTCCCCCAAGCCTTTACCGCCGCTCTTGCCGCGCGGGAACATGGCGTGGAGCGGCTTTCCCTGCGCCTGGAAGGGCTCGATCCCCTGCGGCCGCTCGAACGCGGCTACGCTCTAGCCCGTTCGGCCAAAGGCGCTTTTGTCCGCTCCGTTACCGACGTGGCGCCGGGCGACGGCCTTGACCTCATCCTGCGCGACGGTTCCGTGCCCGTGCGCGTCGAAACCAGCAACCCTTCATCCGGAAAGTGA
- the ispA gene encoding geranyltranstransferase (Evidence 2a : Function of homologous gene experimentally demonstrated in an other organism; Product type e : enzyme), whose translation MTRRMTMTPDALKKHLKTEAARVEAFLSGCLGLLPGLPEGLRAAMDYSLLAGGKRLRPVLCLTFAKAFGEKNGQACPSITDAVMPFAAAIECIHTYSLIHDDLPAMDDDDMRRGRPSNHKQFDEATAILAGDALVTDAFAFMASAGTMLPADRVLAAVACMATAAGGPGMVGGQYLDMQYTLAKTATLEQLRGMHAMKTGALITASCLTGAILGGASAAEQQAVAVYGKSFGSAFQIMDDVLDVIGDPALLGKPIGSDAANEKPTYPSLLGLEESRILAREEAEKAIAALPDAGSQTAFLHALARYVVERNS comes from the coding sequence ATGACGAGGAGAATGACGATGACGCCTGATGCGCTGAAAAAACACCTCAAAACCGAAGCCGCGCGCGTTGAGGCGTTTCTTTCCGGCTGCCTCGGACTCCTGCCCGGCCTGCCGGAAGGTCTGCGCGCCGCCATGGACTACAGCCTCCTGGCCGGGGGCAAGCGCCTTCGCCCCGTGCTCTGCCTGACCTTCGCCAAAGCCTTCGGCGAGAAAAACGGGCAGGCCTGCCCTTCCATTACCGATGCAGTCATGCCCTTTGCTGCCGCCATCGAGTGCATCCATACCTATTCGCTGATCCACGACGACCTGCCCGCCATGGACGATGACGACATGCGGCGCGGGCGCCCCTCGAACCACAAGCAATTTGACGAAGCGACCGCCATCCTGGCCGGAGACGCCCTTGTGACCGACGCCTTCGCGTTCATGGCGTCCGCCGGGACCATGCTGCCCGCGGACCGCGTGCTCGCTGCCGTGGCCTGCATGGCGACCGCCGCCGGCGGCCCGGGCATGGTCGGCGGGCAATACCTCGACATGCAATATACCCTGGCCAAAACCGCCACCCTGGAACAGTTGCGCGGCATGCACGCCATGAAAACCGGCGCGCTCATCACCGCCTCCTGCCTGACGGGCGCCATCCTCGGCGGGGCGAGCGCCGCCGAGCAACAGGCCGTGGCCGTTTACGGCAAATCCTTCGGCTCCGCCTTCCAGATCATGGACGACGTGCTTGACGTCATCGGCGACCCGGCGCTCCTCGGCAAGCCCATCGGCAGCGACGCCGCCAACGAAAAACCGACGTATCCTTCCCTCCTGGGGTTGGAAGAAAGCCGCATCCTTGCGCGGGAAGAGGCGGAAAAAGCCATTGCCGCCCTCCCGGACGCCGGTTCGCAAACCGCGTTCCTGCATGCGCTCGCGCGCTATGTTGTAGAACGAAATTCCTAG
- a CDS encoding putative Beta-lactamase (Evidence 3 : Function proposed based on presence of conserved amino acid motif, structural feature or limited homology; Product type pe : putative enzyme): MKKFTITLALVFGLICGFPAIGPGAEKPVSPAPAPSLTEAAVRAAAEKGDPAAQYELGLALVKPIPPHFGPVKEGAEAVIWLEKSAGQGNMDAAFLLGYIYQYGTGVAKDVGKSVAWLTKAADAGNESAMITLAATYKVGDGVMKDKVKARNLYAKAAEKGNNNARTALATMYMDGDGVHKDGKLALAWFTRAVKDGHAPAMLGLGNLYAKKDLGLLNGPKALYWTHRAVAGGYVPAVYALGLLYRDGVGTVAPDAYQAYLWLGLTFELSGPHTEMPYWFENAARVLSPEQKKKADDEIDVWLKKGPPAPPAKEPQ, translated from the coding sequence ATGAAAAAGTTCACCATTACCCTGGCGCTGGTGTTCGGCCTCATCTGCGGGTTTCCCGCGATTGGGCCGGGCGCGGAAAAGCCGGTTTCCCCGGCACCCGCCCCTTCGCTCACGGAAGCCGCGGTACGCGCCGCCGCCGAGAAAGGGGACCCCGCCGCGCAATACGAGCTCGGCCTGGCGCTCGTCAAACCCATTCCGCCGCATTTCGGGCCGGTGAAAGAAGGCGCGGAAGCCGTTATCTGGCTGGAAAAAAGCGCGGGCCAGGGCAACATGGACGCCGCCTTTCTGCTCGGCTACATCTACCAGTACGGCACGGGCGTGGCGAAAGACGTGGGCAAATCCGTGGCATGGCTGACCAAGGCGGCGGACGCAGGCAACGAGTCCGCCATGATAACCCTGGCCGCGACCTACAAGGTCGGCGACGGGGTCATGAAGGACAAGGTGAAAGCCCGCAACCTTTACGCCAAGGCCGCCGAAAAAGGGAACAACAACGCCCGCACGGCCCTCGCCACCATGTACATGGACGGCGACGGCGTGCATAAAGACGGCAAGCTGGCCCTCGCCTGGTTCACCCGCGCCGTGAAGGACGGCCACGCCCCGGCCATGCTCGGCCTGGGCAACCTGTACGCGAAAAAAGACCTCGGCCTGCTGAACGGCCCCAAAGCGCTCTACTGGACGCACCGGGCCGTGGCCGGCGGGTATGTTCCGGCGGTGTACGCGCTCGGCCTCCTCTACCGCGACGGCGTGGGCACCGTGGCGCCGGACGCGTACCAGGCCTACCTCTGGCTGGGGCTGACCTTCGAACTTTCCGGCCCGCACACGGAAATGCCCTACTGGTTCGAGAACGCCGCCCGCGTCCTCTCGCCGGAGCAAAAGAAAAAGGCGGACGACGAGATCGACGTCTGGCTCAAAAAAGGCCCGCCCGCGCCGCCCGCCAAGGAGCCGCAATAA